Below is a genomic region from Armatimonadia bacterium.
TTCCTCTGCAGGCCGGGGTGCGAAGCTGGGCGATCACTCGCCCGTCCTCCACCTCAGCCCTCTGCCGGGTGTGCCCGTAGGGAAGAACAAGCTCCATGGGTCGTGGTGGTCACCTCTGCTGCTGCGGCAAGGGTCCCGCACAGCGAGAGTAACCCCTCCTTGTGTGTGCCTTGTGCGACGGTCTGCCCGGGCGTCGACTCTACCCGCAGTCGCAGGGAGTATGACCGCACTTGGGGCAGCCGTGTTCATACTTGGCCTTCGCCACGGCCTCCAGGTCGATGCCCTGGATGCTGGCCATGGTCGTCAGCCAGGCAAGGACGTCGGCGAACTCCTCGGCCTGCTCCTGGGCTGTGCCGCGCTTCAGCGCTCGGGAGAGCTCGCCGACTTCCTCCACAAACCACAGGAAGGTGGCGTCCAGGCCCCGACCGTTGTCTTTGGCGAAGTAGAGGTCGCGGATGAGTTGCTGAAACTCGCTGATCTTCATGAGGCGTCCCTTACCTGATCTCGACGGTGAAGGGCGCGTCGAACTGCCCCTCGACATACACCACGAGGTCGTGCCCGTCGTTCTCGCGGCCCAAGGCTACTCTCTTGGCGCCGTGACTGCAACTTGCCTCGCTGAGCCACTGCCCCGCTCCGCTGATCACGAAGGCCGGGTTCACGACCGGCGCCTCGGAGGGCGTCACCGTAAGGGTGATTCGCGCGGCGCCCTGAGCAGCTTTGACCAGATACGCTCGCTGGCTCTGATCGTAGCGGTCGAAGGAGCCGCCGGCAACCTTCACGGTTCCCGGTTCGAGCCAGCAGGCCGTTGCTTGCCGCAGCTCAGTCTCCTGCTGCGTCACACCGATGAGCCAGTACCAGACACGGTGGTCATCAGTGCTCTCGGCCTCGGCATTCACCAGGTTCGCCAGGTTGCTGTGCGTCGGGCGCTGGAAGTCGGCAGGACTGTCAAGCCACGTGGTGCGCACACCGCGGCTGATCGGCCAGTGCAGATAGGTGTTGAAGAGGCCGGGCTTCTCGACGTAGGGCTCGGCCCACAGCTTGACCTGCACGTCGGCGTCGTCGACGGCCATGAAGGGCTTGAGGCGCGTCGGCAGGTTGATGCTCGCGATCACGTGCGGCCAGCCGTCGATGCTCAGGAAGGGACGCGGCCACTCAGGTCGCTGGGTGCGTCCGTCGGTCGTGAGCAGCGTCAGCGCCTGCGGGTTCACCGACTCCTGCGGAGCGTTGCCCGGACGGTTCAGCAGCAGGAACTCCTGATTCTCGTGCCAGCCGGACTTGTACCACGCCAGCAGCTTGCGCGTGCCGACCGCATCCGGATACAGATAGTAGTACTCGTCCGCCCACTCGTCGTTGATGACCTTCTGCGCGAAGTCCGTGAGGCCGTAGCGCCAGTGAACCACAACCCGGGCCGGAGTCGAAGACACGATCTCGGCACGGGAGTTCCGGCACTCCTTGTCCATGATCGGCTCCACGCAATCCACGGCGCCGTTGAGGTCGGGTTCGGCCTCCAGCCACTCGTAGGACAGCCAGGAGGTGTTGAAGGCCCAACAGGGCACGTAACTTGTGCCGCGCCAGAAGACAAAGCGAGCGTCGGAGTTGTCGAAGCTCACCACCAGGTCGCGCAGGTTGCTACCCTTCCAGAGGTCGTTCCACGGCAGCGTGTCGGTTCGCGACACATACACCGGCGCCGGGTAGGACAGGTCGGCATAGCGGGCTCCGAAGCCGGGCTCATGGCGGCGCTCCACCAGGATCACCTGGCGGGTGTCCGCCACGACTGCACCACCAGCGAGCACCGCCTTCAGCCGCAGACCGTAGGTCGCTGCGCGAAGGTCGCTCGTATCCAGAGACAGGCTGCTTGCCTGCGTGGCCTGCGAGAGAGACCGACTGAGCGATCGCACGGTCGCGCCGTCGCGGTCGACGAGCTCAGCGACCACCTGTACCGCGCCCTTCGCCTGTGGGCCCGCTGCGAATCGCACTGCAAGTTCAGTGCCCGGCGTCACCATCAGATAGGAAGCGGGCAGCAGCCCGTAACCGTGATCGACGTAAGGTGGCTCCTGCGCTGCCTGCACCGAGAACAGCCCCTGCGGAGCCTCCTCGTCGGTCGCGAACTCGCCGTGCGCCACCATCCGGCCGCCAACCTCCAGGGCGACGCTGATCGACCCCGCAACCACCGGGAGCCAGCGAGCGCGGTACTGGGCCT
It encodes:
- a CDS encoding MazG nucleotide pyrophosphohydrolase domain-containing protein, yielding MKISEFQQLIRDLYFAKDNGRGLDATFLWFVEEVGELSRALKRGTAQEQAEEFADVLAWLTTMASIQGIDLEAVAKAKYEHGCPKCGHTPCDCG